The following is a genomic window from Fulvia fulva chromosome 9, complete sequence.
AATTACGCCCGCAAGACCTCGACCGAGTCATCTCGTCGCTCCAACACCCAGGCAAGCGCCTATGCCGTCGACGCCAACACCATGGCGCTGACCGGCTTCCACTTCTCTACCTGCGGGGCAGGGGGAGCGGGTAAGTCGCGCAACACCACAACTCTCAATAAGATGGACAAAGGAGACTGACATGGCAATCGCAGGGTCGTGGGTTTGAGGTCCCTCTAGGGGGAATACCATCACCACCGCCGTCTCCAGACTTGGGCACGACACGCCCAAGTCTCCAAGCGCGAAAGCGCAGCGGAGACGCCGCTAGTCACATCATGGAAGAGTGTGAGAGACTCTTCTGCGAGACGCTGAAGACTGTATTCTTGGTTGAGAAGGATACCGGTCTTGAGAACTCGCTGATGATGGACTTGCGTAACAACAACGTGAGTACCACCAGCACGAACGGAGCAGGCACGAACTGCAGGCCAATTCCACAGCCGTCGCAGCATCATACTACATTCCAGCATGGCCATCCTACACCATCGCCTTCGCCAGACGGTCGCATCTATCCCAAGCATGGAGACCTGATCAAGGAATACGTAGAAGTATGGGACTATGCCGGCGGCGCCCGGTTCCGTGGATTCGTAGCTGAGAAGAACAATGAACGCGCCATGTTCATCTTCTTTGACAAGGAAGTCATCAGTATGGACCTGAAGCCAGGGTAAGTCCAACTCACATCACCACAAACCACACCACATAGCCACTAACATCACAATCTTCCAGCCTCATGTCCCTCCTTGAACTCTCCACAAGCTCCCACTTCGCCTGCGACCAACTCGTCATCTGCGTAGACCGCACCGCCCCCCCCTCCGACGTCCAGGACCTAAACAAATCCCTCGGCTGGGTAGGATTCGAGCTCTCGACGCTCGACGAATGGTCCGCCGGGGCCGCCAGAAGCAGCACCACCACATGCATAAGCGACCGGTACATTTTCCTTGGCATGGACCTCTAAAACCACCACAACGGGAATCACCAATTCGAGTGATTCTACGAGAGGTGTCTGGTTGAGAGTGGAGTTGGTGTGCATGCGTAGATAAGCTTCCGACCTTGCTTACTCGACACACGTCACAGTCCGGTCAAGGGCAGCTGGCAGCTCTCATGCAGTCATGTATCTACTACTGCTGCATGATGCAAGTGCAAGGCAAGGGTTCTCTTCAGATGTTGTGCATATTGGGGTTGGGGTTCTGTTTGGTTAGTTTTCTGCGTGCTGCTGAGTGGATCTCTCTTACCGCATCGGGTACATACTCAAAAGCATGTGAGTTCACATGCAATGTTGGCGAAGCGTGAGCGTACACCAGAGCGTTCGTGAGTTGGATAGAATGGGAAGAAGTTTCTTACAAGTCATCGATTCAACTTTCGGATCGAGTATCTCTCGAAGCACATTGTACAGGTGAAAGCAGTAGAGACATCATCGTAGAGAAGAAACTTTTTCAGCACAAGCTACCAGCAACATCTAGCATTCCATCTCATATCCCTCAATCTCATCATCAACGGGGCATCAGGCATATATCCGAGTTTTTGATTCGCATCATCAGCATTACCGCAATAACGCAGCAGAAGCGCAAATTCACCCATCTCATATTCCCACCACCTCCTTGCTCACACATTTCATCATCATACTTTCGTCCCTGGCTGAAATCATCCCTGCTTCCGGCACACCATCCCACTGTATTATCCGGTGCCCGCTGAAGTGGGCTCCTCCTTCCCAGACACAAGCTGATATCCCAAGATTTGCACTCGGAGCGGTGACCCGTCTCGGACGAGCTCTTGAGAAGCGAAGCAAGGCGTGAAACAAGGAAAGCAAAGCAAAGCAAACAAATCAAGGTAGATGTCGGCTGAAAAGTCGACGCTCAATGTCTCGTATCAAGCTCGTGGTATTGAGTCGATCGTTGACATGTCGCAAGAAAAAGCTGAAAGATATAATTTCGCTGGCTGGTTTATCGGGTTTTCGTCCGTGACAGAATTCGTTCATCATGAGTTCCGGTTGTAGGTTCGTGGTCGTGATTCTCGTAAAGTCGGAAGTACAGTAAAGAGACATCTTCGACAAATGAAAAAGGTTGCTTCGACTCTTGACGCAAGTATCTTGGCCGTGTGCGCTGTCGTTTTAGTCGTAGTCAAGCTGCCGTGAGAGCGCCATTAGGTAGTATTACCGCCTCACAGCACCGCCAGCTTTGAGTGATTGTGGTGTACTGATTGGCCGCGCAGACATTGCTCCAGGGTCTGTTCGCTGTCGCTTGTGCTCGCCACTCGCACTCAGAGGTCTGCCGTATGGATCGACTTGGTCGTCGTCCTCGCGCCCACGCTTGATGCCGTTCATCGCTGGGTGCTGAGGCGCAGGTTGGTAGCTTTGCTGAGCTCCATAATCCTGGCCGTTGGGGGCGCCAGCACGTGTGTCGTTACTCATAATGTAGTTCAAGTTGCTCTGTGGCAATTGGTTGGGTCGTTGCGGCGTGTTGTTGTAGCCCGTGTAGGGGTTGGTCGTACGTGGGGTTGCTCTGCCAGAGCCGTTCTGGTGAGGCGAATGTGTCATCTCTGGTGACACGTGCGAAGAGTCTGGGTGAAGAGGTCCTGGCGCTGGGTTAGGCTTGTAATTGTACGACAGTCGTCTTGCGCCATAAGACGCACTGGTGTGGGTATATTCACCCTCGTGTTCACCCTCCGCATCTTGCTGGCCACCATATCCGCCGGCTTTGTGATCAGGGTGGTCGTTCTCTGCGCCTGCGCGAGCAGGAGGGCCCATTTCAGTCTTGACGGCTTCTGGGCTCGAGTGAATGTTGCCGTAACGCTGCACGCCTGGTTGCTGGTGCGTGTACTGAGATTGGCTGTACGAGCCCGGTGTCGAGTATGATTGCGAGTACGGCGGCTGGCTCGTCTGATACTGAGGCATGCCTTGCGAGTTGCCAGGAGGCGTGGATGCTGCTGGGGTTGTTGGTACACTTCTCGCAGCAATGCCAGTATCAATTTGGAGAGGCTGACCTGAGTTTACTGCACCTGCTGAATTCCCATACTCATACGAGCTTGGCATGTTGCCGTTGGCCATGGTCATGCTCGACGCACTTGTCGGTGGTGTTGGGAAAGTGTGTGCCCTGTCGAGTTGTGGCCTGCCAGACGCAGGGTGGGGAGCAATGGAGTGCGGCTGCGGTGGAATGCTCGCATTAATCGGATTGCTCATGGAGTGGTGGTGCGTCAAGGCTGGTGCTTGTGTCCCTTGCGGCGTACGCATGTACTCTTGCGAGGAGTCCGGTCGACGCGCAGCCATCGCGGCATTGCCGATACTCTGTCGAGCCTGGTTCGTGGGATGATAAAGAAGAGCACCAATGTTATGAACGAAAAGAGGGTACAAGAGTTCTGTGATCTTCTCCTTGTTCGCGAAGTCCAGCGCGCGATCGAATGGGATCCTGTATCAGTCAGTCCACCGAACACTCGCAGTAACGTGGGATCGACTTACCAGACACCTTTCAGGTGCATCGGACCGATTTTGACAACGTGACGCGTCTTCTCGCTCTTCAGGATACCATCACGACGTCCACGCGTCATGCCAGCGACGTTCAGCAATTTGGTGCCGTTGATCATGTGGTTGTCTTCACGTCTCGCAACGCAGACGCCATTTGCCTCGACCTGGAAGCAGAGGCTGCCCTCGTCTTCCCAAAGAGTTGCAGTGACTCTTGGCTTCATGCCGTGAGGCGCGATCTGGCCTGTCGTATCGAAAGACTGCTGGAATTGCTGGCCGCCACCCGGTTGCTGAGGTGCTGACATGGTGGGTAGAGGTAATGAGTTGACCATCTGCCCAGGCATGGAAGAGCTAACAGGATGGCCTCCCTGCATTGGTGGCATGGACTGGCCATACTGAGGATACTGGGGATAGGCTGGTTGCGCATAACCATGCGGTGCTGGCTGCAAAGGCTGTGGTGCGCCGTAGTTCGAATATTGGGTCATACTTGAAGCTGGTGGTGGTGCTGGCGCATGCTGGTCCATGTACGGCTGTGGTTGATTCATACTGGGATAGTGGCCGTTGAAGGGGTGCGAGTGCGAGTGTGCGTGCGAAATGGCTGGTAGATGCGAGTTCGGAGATGGCGTCTGCAGGTCGTGATGCTTACTGCCGTCGACCGAGGAGGCGTAAGAGGTGTTCGAGTCGTAAGACTGGTTGGCAACAGATGAGCCGCTCAATGAACCAGCCCGAGGCGACGAGCCCACGGAAGATCCGCTTGTCTGCTGTTGGGGCTGCTGAGAGTCTTGCGAAGCGTACGAACTCTGCGGTGCAAACGAAGCTGGAGTCCACTGACTGTCGTTTCCTCGGGCTTGAAAGTGAGACAACGGTGGAAGCGCCAGCTTTACGGTTGTCGTAGTGATGCTAGATCTCGACCACGGAGCCGAGCAGGTGGTTCAAGGCTTTCAGTCGCGCAAGAAGGCGATCTGAGTACACTTCGAAAGGGTCGAAGTGGTCGTTTGCTTGTTGGATGGCGACTGTGGCTCGAGCTCTTGGCAATGCCGGGATATCTCGTGCGCGGGTGAAGAGTTGGTAGTGACACTCGGGTATGTATCGTCGTTGGTTCGTTGGTGATTCCGTTGCAGTCGTGAGAAGTCGTCTATGATGCTCGCTGCTAACAATGGCGCCCAGACCGGAAGCAAAGCAGTGCTGCGAGATGAGACGCCCAAACAAGTTGTTAATGCAAGGAGTCGTGACGGGTCGTTAAGGTCGTAACAGATCGTTGGTCGTAATCAATGGCAACACCACTGACTCTCACGAATCTACCTGCGAGTGATGTTAGCAATGTGGTTCATCCAGCATGAAGATGTGGTGTGGAGGCAGCGGGAAGACTGCACGACGGCGACTAAACACGCACCCAGTGCTCTAGAGAAATGCAATGCATGAGCAGCAGGAGCAGCGGTTCGCGAGATGTGCAGTGGGGAGCTTTGGAGTAGAAGGACTGCGGAGGCTGGGTGGTTGGACGCTAGCCTGCTAGGGTGTGGTCCATGCACGAAGCGATGCAGCACGGCTGGCGGACACTACCCAGCCTGCGTGCACGCAACGGCGATAGGTTTACAGCACTAAGCCGCATCCAACGGCATGAGGCGAGCAGAGGTGGTGGGGTGGGGCCAGGCCGGAGCCGGTGAGGGCAAAGTCTGATTCTGATCGCGCAGACCGAAGCGGGCAGGTGAGAGAAACAAAAGCAGCGACTGAGTCGGGGGCACGTACCTGTCTGTCGGGACACGAGACCAAAAGCGAGCGGCGGGTAATAAGGTAGTGTTGTGTTGACGCTGGTATACCGCAGTGCGCGTGTATGTGCGTGTGATGGTGTGTCTGGTGTGTTGTGCGGCGGCGGTGCGGCGGCAGTTGGCGACTTGCTTGCCCGTTTGTTGCTGCGGCGGCAGCAGTTCAGGTACGCTCGCTGCGGACGGCGGACCAGGCACGACACGGGTGCAGGTGAGCGCACAAGCCGGCGGTGGTGTACGCTGCACGTTACTGGTGCTCTGCTGTTGCACGCTGCTGGAAGCTGCAGGATACAGTACAGCAGTAGTACGGGAGCGCTGCGATGGTGATGATGCTAGGTTGAGCTGCGTTCCAGGATGCTGCTGCGTGAAGCGGGCCGGAGcgtgctgctgctgctggtGCTGCTGCTGGTGCTGGCAAGGGCGCTGCGACACCTCGTGGGAAGCGAGTGCAAAAGCTGCAGCAGATGAAAGCCGGCGGGAGGTGTCTGCTGGTAGGCTGCAGACTGCACTCTCTAAAAGCACGCGGAGCGGCGAGAGCGCTTTTTCGGTTTCGCTGAGACACGAGGACTGGCGAGCGCAAGGCCAACACCGAGCAGGGATTTGCAGCAGCCGCGGGTGGGGAACTGGCAACGCAGTGTGGCTGGCCAGGTTCGCCGGCTGGAATGCAGCTGATCGTCGCTCCGCTCCTGCGGCGGCAGGGCAGCAGGGCTCTGTATGATGCTGGAGCtggctgctgctgctgctgatGATGGGACGTGGTATCGATGGCGATGGTTGTGTGGTTCGCGCAAGAGACGAGAGCTGGTTGACCCCCAAAGTCGGAGCGTGGGCGTGGCTGTGGCAGATCTCGTGGTGGTGGATGCGCTGGTGCAACCGACGCGATGCTCGGCTCGTTACAGCGACAGATGTCTTGCGTATGCAGCGCTGCACCTCTGGCTGTTGGCGGCGGGTGGGTTCTGTTTGGGGTGGATAGTAACAATGGCAGCAGAATATGCAAGGCGCGGCTGCTGCCTCTGATAACCCCCCGAGTCTCAAACACAACACTGACCTGACGCGCTGACTCTGGCGCAACACGTCCGGTTCTGTTCGCGAGGAGTTCTAACCGATGTCTCCGAGCCAGACGTTTTGGCGTAGCGATCGGCGTTGGTCGCGCGACAGCCACAGCGGAACAATGATATCGCAAGCGGTGCTGCTATCGAAGGAAGCCTAGTGGGTTGGATAGTGCTTGCGACTGATGCGGTATAGTGCTCAAACACTGTGGGGGTCGACAATATGAGCAGCGAGCCGTGCGGGCGAAAGTGTTCTCGTCTTCCTGTCGGCTCCGAAGCTTGCTCCGCCTCCCACTTCAATAGTACCCGGTGAGGACTATTGACTATTTCGATGCACGCCGCACGACACCGTCACAGCGTCCATGTATCTCGACCCCGTGTGCAATGCCATGTACGTCCTGAATCTACCTATTTGACTTGCAGTGAGATCGGAATTGTCACAGGTCCTGCACATCACTCGCACCCTGCCCTCTGCGCTTAGCCGGCGCCAGAGCTGTGGACGAAACGCTCGGCCATTGGAGCACGGGCGTTGATCGCTCATCGCCCAACGCGAGCGTGTTTCGCTGACAGCAACAGCGTCCACGCTTCACCCTGCTGTCCATCACCTTGCGAGCGCCTCTTCATCTCGAGTCAACCTCGACAATGGTTGGCGGCTGGTAAGAAAAGTGTGAGCCGCGCCTCGAGCAACACGGTGCCCGTGCGATTGGTGCAACGCATCCTGGCATCGGACCGCCTCGCAGACAGAAAGGCGCTATCTGTCCGTCATCTTCGCCTCGACTCACCCCGGCATCCCAGTCAGTGACCGCTGGCTGCTGGAGATGTGTCCGGAAAGGACTCATGATCCGAAGGAGTGGGCTTTAGCAGCTCCTTCATGACAGGGCACAAAGTGACGATCATCGCCCTCGGCGCCCGCGAGACTTTCGCGATTGCAATGTTCTTCGAGGGCGTATACAACGTGCAAAGCAGCATGAAATGCACACAACACAGATCTCATGCACGATTGTTCTCCGCCTGGTATCCGAACGCTCTGGCTGATGCAAGTGCGGGACGTAGAGCGGATCCCGTTGGGGAGAGCGCGGGAGCTAATGCCGTATCACATGCATGCTCTAGACTGTAACGCATGGGGCAGCTCGATGGCAACGCGCCCACGAACATCACGAGCAAGACCCAGCTCGTGCCTCAACACCCCCATCCACTTGCAAAGATGCCTGCGAGTTGAGCCAGCGCACAGGAGTGCGAGTGGAGCTGAGAGGCTTCGGCGGGGATTCACCAGCACAGAACCCGAAAAGCAATATCAAGCCCCCAGCGAACCACGCTCAACAAAAGTGAGAGGCAGCGGGCGCCAGCTCTTGGATTGGAGCCACGTCAACAGTGCGGGTAGGTCTAGCCGTGCTAGCCAACCTTAATTACGCCACAGTGAATGCAgagttgcacaaacagctCAGGATACAGGCCCATGACTTCCTATAGGTGTGCGCTATTGCCAGAATCGGTCAGCTCAAAAAGGTGAAACACTGTTGCACAGCGTCGCTTCGATAATCGTGCCCGTGGCAGAAAGTCTGCTGGTGCGCACGAGGAGCCACAGAGCCGGCATTGTCAGAGCCGATCGACAGCGACTGCCCTGCCCGCGCGGCGGGTTTGAAAAATAGCGGTGAAGAGCGTGCAATGATTGGCCGTCTTTGCAAACGAGCACCTTCCTCAGGCTCTCTGTCCAGATGAGCGTGCGACACCTGTACAACGCACATGTCTTGCAGCGACGCGGCAGGAGCGCTGCGCAGTGTCAGTCTGCCACGGACATCTGAGACGTCCCATGCCATTGTTCTCGCCATCTGACCTCACCACCCTCCACCGACCACGTCTGCCTGACCCAGATCCCCAGATCTCCACCGGGAGGACAGCGCACAGGTGGGATGATCGTGCTTGCTGGTCAGGAAGGGTGCGTCCGCCGCGCGGCGGCGCCATATCACGGCAGCACACACCTGCATACGCACAGGGCAGAGGTATCATGTACGGCCGGTCTCTGCATCGCGCCTTCTGCCGGCGCATCAACGCTGCCAGGGACCTTGACCATTTAATAGGGCTGCTGGACACCACTCCTCTTGTGCTCACAACGATGGTGGTCCTTTTCAGACTCATCTGGACGATTGCGACGAGGGATTGTGAACATCGAAACCTGACTCGAACACCCGAATGAAAGCAGGCCTATCCTGACTGTGCGACCCTCTTGCAACTCTTGTCACCCGATCGGCGACCCGATAGCTGAGCGCGACTGACTCGCCCCGGGCAAGGGATCTGAACATCTGGAAAGCCGCTTTGTGCTCGCAGTATTCGTTCACAATAGATGTGTGCTGTCGATGGCGAAGCAGAACATCAATGGGCGGTGTGCTGAGTTACCAGACTTCCTCTCTGGCATCCGCTGCCATAAAGCCACTGTTAACCCCTTGGGCTACAAGGTCGCCAGTGTGGCCTTTCCATCCATCACCACCATGTGCCGGTGTAAGTAAAAGGATCGCTATACTTTGGAGCTTGGTTTTCTCATGGCATGTCACAATCCTCGGTCGATCCCGCCTGCTGGAGCGAGTGCCTCTGAAACCACGCAACACTGACTCAAGGTCCTACCGTCTCCTTGGGCGTCAACACGTGCGATGGCGTCTCGTGTCCGCCACAGTATGGGTCGGTATGGAGACCTGCGAAGATTCCAAATGGCTAAGCATTCGTTGTCGTGAACACTCCCGGCGGCCTTGAAGGTAAGGTGTAAGCCTTGGTCTAACTTATAGCTTGCTGACTCTTCTATGCATTGTTTCAGCCTCACCAGCTGGGCGATCAAACAGCTGGACTTAGCAAACACAAGACCGCCGCTGTAATGGACCTCGGCGGACGGCCAGCAGATCTGTCTGCAGTAGTCATGACTATTGGAAAGAGCGAGATCGCGAATCATTCACCTCGTGATTCATTTCTCAACGGCTTCTATTTCTCGCATCACGCGACAAGCGCCATCGTCACTCCTACACCGCACTGGCTCGTTATCCACGTCACTTCCTCATACAACGATCCTAAGAATACATGCTGCTGACTCGTAATAGTGACATTGTGTCTTCGTATCTCGGATCACGTCGATTAAGGCTTGGATATTCGACTCAAAATCCCGACCTGAGAGCACATCACAACGCTCAGAGCGCAGCAAAGTCCGATCGAACACCAGTTCATGGTCTC
Proteins encoded in this region:
- a CDS encoding Cell pattern formation-associated protein stuA; translation: MNQPQPYMDQHAPAPPPASSMTQYSNYGAPQPLQPAPHGYAQPAYPQYPQYGQSMPPMQGGHPVSSSMPGQMVNSLPLPTMSAPQQPGGGQQFQQSFDTTGQIAPHGMKPRVTATLWEDEGSLCFQVEANGVCVARREDNHMINGTKLLNVAGMTRGRRDGILKSEKTRHVVKIGPMHLKGVWIPFDRALDFANKEKITELLYPLFVHNIGALLYHPTNQARQSIGNAAMAARRPDSSQEYMRTPQGTQAPALTHHHSMSNPINASIPPQPHSIAPHPASGRPQLDRAHTFPTPPTSASSMTMANGNMPSSYEYGNSAGAVNSASTPPGNSQGMPQYQTSQPPYSQSYSTPGSYSQSQYTHQQPGVQRYGNIHSSPEAVKTEMGPPARAGAENDHPDHKAGGYGGQQDAEGEHEGEYTHTSASYGARRLSYNYKPNPAPGPLHPDSSHVSPEMTHSPHQNGSGRATPRTTNPYTGYNNTPQRPNQLPQSNLNYIMSNDTRAGAPNGQDYGAQQSYQPAPQHPAMNGIKRGREDDDQVDPYGRPLSASGEHKRQRTDPGAMSARPISTPQSLKAGGAVRR